A region of Sphingomonas crusticola DNA encodes the following proteins:
- a CDS encoding TonB-dependent receptor, producing MKMRVLSPATRARRAALLCATILATYAAPAMAQAAQAPSDAPAPAASTPTAPPASAALPAAGSPESRASATNPSGNNADAQEIVVTGYRQSLAQSTAAKRESTSFTDSIFAEDIGKFPDTNIAESVNRIPGITISREITGEGLNIAIRGLGTNFTRVLLNDAPVAVASTGGTDAQSTNREVDLDLFPTELFTRLTVNKTSTADTVEGGAAGTVNLRSARPFDRPGTHVTYSLQGTHSDHAGGWGGRGALIASATFGNFGILAGGTAVRNKFRVLGFETIGWTNPNLSVPPANATAAQIAASQCRAGTSGCNVTGGGNWTIPGTVPANAGNGLTTGATINQDLLLALNPGATLQQIDNGLIPRLGRDADEFGRRDRYNGIVALEWRPSEDLHFYVDSMYGRKRNRFERIDMNWVGRNGAAIPINTKYDRTDCSGGCVVTEGTYANSQFFLEYRPYKEDVKFYGINPGAEWNITSNLKLDVQGNYTHSNFHRESPTVLVITPASSGLTVTYKNDGGVPTIESSKNLNDPNNFGWPGGRVNIQDEKRRTITKGARANLTWGGEAFSLKAGGAYDETSRLIRAFDNTQAWQNAVCGDNPNVFLPGPNRQPSCQGLNITGTGAQVSANPAAAGGTYPSYPAYGTGFSGGKTGPVTYGGSLIPNSALPGYLKPGPSGFITIDWPKFAQASQYQAFHDAAPVATGANTGANAGSIRERVGGAYIEANGRLELGDNALRYNVGMRYVSTDQQIGGFRSLADARNQPPGVANACPGASTAGFPTDGSCYPSINTFVYTKSKYHNWLPAGNLAFNIGESAVVRGSLSRTMTRPDPNAQLPGVSFGSPSADNVTVGNPSLKPFISNNIDVGFEYYTGREGYFGIAAFRKTVTGFTSNFLVTVPFSSLAAYGITFDTITATQQAAITSRGGPAAATVVQQQQVNATGNLRVNGLEFNWVQPLDFILDRYLGIKGFGFNANLTYVDQKGSGAAPAVAIGVPAKSYNITVYYQNNGIELRLAQVYNGGSQASTANQNSIPNAALFNDPLRRFDFSSIFDLEKLTGINNAPQFVFDVTNIFKAKQRQYFQFDNATFTEYRPGRSYMIGLRGTF from the coding sequence ATGAAGATGCGAGTCTTATCGCCTGCCACGCGTGCCCGTCGCGCGGCGCTGCTCTGCGCAACGATCCTTGCCACCTACGCCGCACCTGCGATGGCCCAGGCCGCGCAGGCACCGTCCGACGCGCCAGCACCCGCCGCCTCCACCCCGACAGCCCCGCCGGCCAGCGCCGCTCTGCCCGCGGCCGGCTCGCCGGAATCGCGCGCATCGGCGACCAATCCTTCCGGCAACAATGCCGACGCGCAGGAGATCGTCGTAACCGGCTATCGTCAGAGTCTGGCGCAGTCGACCGCTGCCAAGCGGGAATCGACCTCTTTCACCGACTCCATCTTCGCCGAGGACATCGGCAAGTTTCCCGACACCAACATCGCGGAATCGGTCAACCGCATTCCCGGCATCACCATTAGCCGCGAGATCACCGGCGAAGGTCTCAACATCGCTATCCGCGGCCTCGGCACCAACTTCACGCGCGTGCTGCTCAACGATGCGCCGGTGGCGGTCGCGTCGACCGGCGGCACCGATGCCCAGAGCACCAACCGCGAGGTCGATCTCGATCTTTTCCCGACCGAATTGTTCACCCGGTTGACCGTCAACAAGACGTCGACCGCCGACACGGTCGAGGGCGGTGCCGCCGGCACCGTCAACCTGCGCAGCGCGCGCCCGTTCGATCGCCCCGGCACCCACGTCACATATTCGCTTCAGGGGACGCATAGCGATCATGCCGGCGGCTGGGGCGGCCGCGGCGCGCTGATCGCCAGCGCCACCTTCGGCAATTTCGGCATCCTGGCCGGCGGCACCGCGGTGCGCAACAAATTCCGCGTGCTCGGTTTCGAGACGATCGGCTGGACCAACCCCAATTTGAGCGTGCCGCCGGCCAATGCCACGGCCGCGCAGATTGCTGCGTCCCAATGCCGTGCCGGTACGAGCGGCTGCAACGTGACAGGCGGCGGTAATTGGACGATCCCAGGCACTGTTCCTGCCAATGCCGGCAACGGACTGACCACGGGCGCGACGATCAACCAGGACCTGCTGCTCGCGCTCAATCCGGGCGCGACCCTCCAGCAGATCGACAATGGCCTGATCCCGCGCCTCGGCCGCGATGCCGACGAGTTTGGCCGTCGTGATCGCTATAACGGCATCGTCGCGCTCGAGTGGCGTCCGAGCGAAGATCTGCATTTCTACGTCGACAGCATGTACGGCCGGAAGCGCAACCGCTTCGAGCGGATCGACATGAACTGGGTCGGCCGCAACGGCGCCGCCATCCCGATCAACACCAAATATGACCGCACCGATTGCTCGGGCGGCTGCGTCGTGACCGAAGGCACCTACGCCAATTCGCAATTCTTCCTGGAATATCGCCCGTACAAGGAAGACGTGAAATTCTACGGCATCAACCCCGGCGCCGAATGGAATATTACGAGCAATCTCAAGCTCGACGTTCAGGGCAATTATACCCACAGCAACTTCCATCGCGAGTCGCCGACGGTGCTGGTGATCACGCCCGCCAGTTCGGGTCTCACCGTAACCTACAAGAATGACGGCGGCGTCCCCACCATCGAATCCAGTAAAAATCTCAACGATCCCAACAACTTCGGCTGGCCCGGCGGCCGCGTGAACATCCAGGACGAAAAGCGCCGCACGATCACTAAGGGGGCTCGCGCTAATCTGACATGGGGTGGCGAAGCGTTCAGCCTCAAGGCCGGCGGCGCCTATGACGAAACCTCACGCCTCATCCGCGCTTTCGACAACACACAGGCGTGGCAGAATGCGGTGTGCGGCGACAATCCCAACGTATTCCTGCCCGGACCGAACAGGCAGCCGTCCTGCCAGGGCCTCAACATCACCGGAACAGGCGCGCAGGTCTCCGCAAACCCGGCGGCTGCCGGAGGGACCTATCCCTCTTATCCCGCTTATGGGACGGGTTTCTCCGGAGGCAAGACCGGCCCGGTCACGTACGGCGGCTCGCTCATTCCCAATTCGGCACTGCCGGGATATTTGAAGCCCGGGCCGAGCGGGTTCATCACGATCGACTGGCCGAAATTCGCCCAGGCATCGCAATACCAGGCATTCCACGATGCCGCGCCAGTCGCCACCGGCGCGAATACTGGCGCCAATGCCGGTTCGATCCGCGAGCGCGTAGGGGGCGCCTATATCGAGGCCAATGGCCGGCTCGAATTAGGCGACAATGCGCTGCGCTATAATGTTGGCATGCGTTACGTCAGCACGGATCAGCAGATCGGCGGGTTCAGGTCCCTGGCCGATGCGCGCAACCAGCCTCCCGGCGTTGCGAACGCCTGCCCCGGCGCAAGCACTGCCGGATTCCCGACGGATGGCTCCTGCTATCCCTCAATCAACACCTTTGTGTACACCAAGAGCAAATATCATAACTGGCTGCCGGCCGGAAACCTCGCCTTCAATATCGGCGAGAGTGCGGTGGTGCGCGGATCGCTGTCGCGTACGATGACGCGGCCAGATCCGAATGCCCAGTTGCCCGGAGTGAGCTTCGGCTCGCCGTCGGCCGACAACGTAACGGTCGGCAACCCGTCGCTGAAGCCTTTCATCTCCAACAATATCGACGTTGGCTTTGAATATTATACCGGCCGTGAGGGCTATTTCGGTATTGCCGCCTTCCGCAAGACGGTCACCGGCTTCACCAGCAATTTCCTGGTCACCGTGCCCTTCTCGTCGCTAGCCGCTTATGGCATCACATTCGACACGATCACGGCAACGCAGCAGGCGGCGATCACTTCGCGCGGTGGTCCGGCAGCAGCCACCGTCGTTCAGCAGCAGCAGGTCAATGCCACCGGAAACCTGCGGGTCAACGGACTCGAGTTCAACTGGGTGCAGCCGCTCGACTTCATCCTCGACCGCTACCTCGGCATCAAGGGCTTCGGCTTCAACGCCAACCTCACTTATGTCGATCAGAAGGGATCGGGAGCGGCACCGGCTGTGGCGATCGGCGTGCCCGCCAAATCCTATAACATTACCGTCTATTATCAGAATAACGGTATCGAGCTGCGGCTGGCGCAGGTCTATAACGGCGGTTCGCAAGCCTCGACTGCCAATCAGAACAGCATCCCGAACGCAGCCTTGTTCAACGATCCGCTGCGGCGGTTCGATTTCTCGTCGATCTTCGATCTGGAGAAGTTGACCGGGATCAACAACGCGCCGCAGTTCGTGTTCGACGTCACGAACATCTTCAAGGCCAAGCAACGGCAATATTTCCAGTTCGATAATGCGACCTTCACCGAATATCGCCCGGGCCGCAGCTATATGATCGGACTGCGCGGGACCTTCTAA
- a CDS encoding FadR/GntR family transcriptional regulator, protein MKSGEPASARLYESIARTLEQAIEMGRYKAGGRLPSERELSDQFGVSRPVVREAIIVLELRGLVRRRHGAGVYVAAKTPLKALEGDEADGPFEVTEARRLLEGEIAALAAGAASDQQIAEMEAIIARIGDMRTDQATREQADRAFHVALARATNNDVLVGLVESLWDKRYQSPLCVYFFSRAREAGIQPPVDEHRLVLDALKARDADAARQAMRDHLARVTENLLIATEADVLDRARLRVEERRFDFARRAGVKV, encoded by the coding sequence ATGAAGAGTGGAGAACCGGCCAGCGCGCGCCTTTACGAGAGCATTGCGCGCACGCTCGAGCAGGCGATCGAGATGGGGCGTTATAAGGCCGGCGGGCGGCTTCCGTCCGAGCGCGAGCTTTCCGATCAATTCGGTGTCAGCCGTCCGGTGGTCCGCGAGGCGATCATCGTCCTGGAATTGCGCGGCCTGGTGCGGCGCCGGCATGGCGCGGGTGTTTACGTTGCCGCGAAGACGCCGCTCAAGGCGCTGGAGGGCGACGAAGCGGACGGCCCGTTCGAGGTGACGGAGGCGCGCCGCCTGCTGGAGGGCGAAATTGCCGCGCTCGCGGCGGGTGCGGCCAGCGATCAGCAGATTGCCGAGATGGAGGCGATCATCGCGCGCATCGGCGACATGCGCACCGATCAGGCGACGCGCGAGCAGGCCGACCGTGCTTTCCATGTCGCGCTGGCACGGGCGACCAACAATGATGTGCTGGTGGGACTGGTCGAAAGCCTGTGGGACAAGCGTTACCAGTCGCCCTTGTGCGTCTATTTCTTCAGCCGGGCACGCGAGGCGGGAATCCAGCCGCCGGTCGACGAACATCGCCTCGTCCTCGACGCGCTCAAAGCGCGCGATGCGGATGCGGCGCGCCAGGCGATGCGCGACCATCTTGCCCGCGTGACTGAGAATTTGCTGATCGCGACCGAAGCCGACGTGCTCGATCGCGCCCGGCTGCGTGTGGAGGAACGGCGCTTCGATTTCGCGCGACGCGCCGGGGTCAAGGTTTGA
- a CDS encoding sugar porter family MFS transporter, translating to MMERGASQRNLGFIVAIVAVATIGGLLFGYDSGAVNGTQPGLKAAFSLSEAGLGFTVGSLLIGCVIGAFLAGRLADVLGRRNVMMLAATLFLIGALVQGFAHVQPLFVVARMLGGIAVGAASVLSPAYISEVAPANIRGRMTTIQQIMIISGLTAAFVVNYYLAASAGASTNVFWGGLEAWRWMYLMQALPAAVFLVALFFIPESPRFLVSKGRTEEASHVLTRLFGATEASAKLSEIRASFSADHRPRLSDLLDPVKGGVRPIVWAGLLIAVFQQLVGINVIFYYGATLWQLAGFTEDDSLKINIVSGLVSIAACFVTVGLVDKIGRKPLLLIGSAGMAVTLFTLVYVFHNGTLDAAGHLQLSPDLGKIALVAANLYVIFFNVSWGPIMWVMLGEMFPNQLRGSALAVCGFAQWFANYIIAQSFPVMASSLGLAVTYSFYAVSATISFFLVRSFIKETKGKELEAMEG from the coding sequence ATGATGGAGCGAGGGGCAAGCCAGAGAAATCTAGGCTTTATCGTCGCCATCGTCGCGGTTGCGACGATCGGCGGCTTATTGTTCGGATATGACAGCGGTGCCGTCAACGGCACCCAGCCCGGCCTCAAGGCCGCCTTTTCATTGAGCGAGGCCGGGCTCGGCTTCACGGTCGGCTCGCTGCTGATCGGCTGCGTCATCGGCGCATTCCTTGCCGGCCGCCTGGCGGACGTGCTTGGCCGCCGCAACGTGATGATGCTCGCGGCCACCTTGTTCCTGATCGGCGCGCTGGTGCAGGGCTTTGCGCACGTCCAGCCCTTGTTCGTGGTCGCGCGCATGCTCGGCGGCATTGCCGTCGGCGCCGCGAGCGTACTCTCGCCTGCCTATATTTCGGAAGTCGCGCCCGCGAACATTCGCGGCCGTATGACCACGATCCAGCAGATCATGATCATCTCGGGCCTCACCGCCGCGTTCGTGGTCAATTATTATCTGGCGGCGAGCGCAGGCGCTTCGACCAATGTCTTCTGGGGCGGGCTTGAGGCCTGGCGCTGGATGTACCTGATGCAGGCGCTGCCGGCGGCGGTGTTCCTCGTGGCTTTGTTCTTCATCCCGGAAAGCCCGCGCTTCCTGGTTTCGAAGGGCCGCACCGAAGAAGCCAGCCATGTGCTGACGCGTCTGTTCGGGGCTACCGAAGCGAGCGCGAAGCTCTCCGAGATCCGCGCCAGTTTCAGCGCGGATCACCGCCCCCGCCTCAGCGATCTGCTCGATCCGGTGAAGGGCGGCGTGCGTCCGATCGTGTGGGCGGGCCTGCTGATCGCGGTGTTCCAGCAGCTCGTCGGCATCAACGTCATCTTCTATTATGGCGCGACCCTGTGGCAGCTGGCGGGCTTTACCGAAGACGATTCGCTCAAGATCAACATCGTCTCGGGATTGGTGTCGATCGCGGCCTGCTTCGTGACGGTCGGGCTGGTCGATAAGATTGGCCGCAAGCCGCTGCTGCTGATCGGTTCAGCCGGTATGGCGGTGACCCTGTTCACGCTGGTCTACGTCTTCCATAACGGCACGCTCGACGCCGCCGGCCATCTTCAGCTCTCGCCCGATCTGGGCAAGATCGCGCTGGTCGCCGCCAACCTCTACGTGATCTTCTTCAACGTCAGCTGGGGCCCGATCATGTGGGTCATGCTGGGCGAGATGTTCCCCAACCAGTTGCGCGGTTCGGCGCTGGCTGTTTGCGGCTTCGCCCAGTGGTTCGCGAATTACATTATCGCGCAAAGCTTCCCGGTGATGGCGTCGAGCCTGGGCCTCGCCGTGACCTACAGCTTCTACGCGGTTTCGGCGACGATCAGCTTCTTCCTGGTGAGGAGCTTTATCAAGGAAACCAAGGGCAAGGAACTGGAGGCAATGGAGGGCTGA
- a CDS encoding LacI family DNA-binding transcriptional regulator, with protein sequence MSQKISRRQRSAPTISDVAASAGVSPMTVSRVINGEANVRAATRDLVNAAITQLGYAPNRAARSLAGAEELRIGLLYSNPSAAYLSEFLVGGLDQASRGNVQLMVEQCEIGAREVQAAEHLIRIGIDGVILPPPLCDSIAVIEVLQKAGVPMVVVASGRPPADISAVSIDDERAAFDMTCHLAKLGHRHIGFISGNPNQTASGRRLEGYRRGLETMGMTVDPALIVEGLFTYRSGLDAAERLLELKEPPSAIFAANDDMAAAAVAVAHRHGLDVPGDITVCGFDDTPLATTIWPELTTIHQPIRDMSQAAMELLAAEIRAQRGPMRPAPKHVLLDYTFVRRQSDAAPRRRPSARS encoded by the coding sequence TTGAGCCAGAAGATTTCACGCCGGCAGCGGAGCGCACCGACCATCAGCGACGTGGCGGCGAGTGCAGGCGTGTCCCCGATGACGGTCAGCCGGGTGATCAACGGCGAAGCCAATGTCCGCGCAGCCACCCGCGACCTGGTCAATGCCGCCATCACCCAATTGGGTTATGCGCCCAATCGCGCCGCGCGCAGCCTCGCGGGTGCCGAGGAATTGCGCATCGGCTTGCTCTACAGCAATCCCAGCGCGGCCTATCTCAGCGAATTCCTGGTCGGCGGGCTCGATCAGGCGAGCCGCGGCAATGTCCAGCTGATGGTCGAGCAATGCGAGATCGGCGCACGCGAAGTGCAGGCAGCCGAGCATCTTATCCGCATCGGCATCGACGGCGTGATCCTGCCCCCGCCGTTGTGCGATTCCATCGCCGTGATCGAGGTGCTGCAGAAAGCGGGCGTGCCGATGGTGGTCGTCGCCAGCGGTCGTCCGCCGGCCGATATTTCGGCGGTCAGCATCGATGACGAACGTGCCGCCTTCGATATGACCTGCCACCTCGCCAAGCTTGGCCACCGGCATATCGGCTTCATCTCCGGCAATCCCAACCAGACTGCCAGCGGCCGCCGCCTCGAAGGCTATCGGCGTGGGCTGGAGACGATGGGCATGACGGTCGATCCAGCGCTGATCGTCGAGGGTCTGTTCACCTATCGCTCGGGTCTCGACGCAGCGGAACGACTGCTGGAGTTGAAAGAGCCGCCGTCAGCGATCTTTGCCGCCAATGACGATATGGCCGCCGCCGCGGTCGCGGTCGCGCATCGTCACGGGCTCGACGTGCCGGGCGACATCACCGTGTGCGGCTTCGACGACACCCCGCTCGCGACGACGATCTGGCCGGAGCTTACCACCATTCACCAGCCGATCCGCGACATGTCCCAGGCGGCGATGGAATTGCTGGCGGCCGAGATCCGGGCACAGCGCGGACCGATGCGGCCCGCCCCCAAGCATGTGCTGCTCGACTATACGTTCGTGCGTCGGCAGTCGGATGCTGCCCCGCGCCGGAGGCCAAGCGCGCGAAGCTAA
- a CDS encoding IlvD/Edd family dehydratase, translating into MSRIPVRPFRSRDWFADPARSDMVALYLERFMNYGVTPDELRSGKPVIGIAQSGSDLSPCNRIHLELAKRTAAGIRDAGGIPMEFPVHPIFENCRRPTAALDRNLLYLGLVEILYGYPIDAVVLTTGCDKTTPSQIMAASTVDIPAIVLSGGPMLDGWHEGELVGSGTVIWRSRRKLAAGEIDEEEFFRRATESAPSPGHCNTMGTASTMNGVAEALGLSLPGCAAIPAPYRERGQMAYLTGKRIVEMAYEDLRPSKILTRESFLNAIAFVTAAGGSSNAEPHIMAMARHAGVELSPDDWTTHGYDLPLLLNMQPAGKYLGERFHRAGGVPALLWELLEAGKLHEGCATITGRTIGENLTGRETHDREVIKPFAEPLKDKAGFLVLSGNLFDHAIMKTSVISDEFRQRYLSHPGAEGAFEARAIVFDGADDYHHRINDPVLAIDENCILVMRGAGPIGWPGSAEVVNMQPPDALIQRGVMWLPTLGDGRQSGTSDSPSILNASPESAAGGGLSWLRTGDTIRIDLNAGSCNALVAEEEIARRKTEPAPPIPPSHTPWEELFREKTGQMHEGAVLEFALKYRGISAVTPRHNH; encoded by the coding sequence GTGAGCCGAATTCCCGTCCGCCCCTTCCGCTCGCGCGATTGGTTTGCCGATCCGGCGCGCAGCGACATGGTCGCGCTCTATCTCGAGCGCTTCATGAATTACGGCGTGACACCGGATGAGCTGCGCTCAGGCAAGCCGGTCATCGGCATCGCCCAATCCGGCAGCGACCTCTCGCCCTGCAACCGCATCCACCTGGAGCTCGCCAAGCGCACCGCCGCCGGCATTCGCGACGCGGGCGGCATCCCGATGGAGTTTCCGGTCCATCCAATCTTCGAGAATTGCCGCCGCCCAACCGCCGCGCTCGATCGGAACCTGCTCTATCTTGGTCTGGTCGAGATCCTCTACGGCTATCCGATCGACGCGGTCGTGCTCACCACCGGGTGCGACAAGACCACGCCCTCGCAGATCATGGCGGCGTCGACCGTCGACATTCCGGCAATCGTCCTGTCGGGCGGGCCAATGCTCGACGGCTGGCATGAAGGCGAGCTGGTCGGTTCGGGTACGGTGATCTGGCGCTCGCGCCGCAAGCTCGCGGCGGGCGAGATCGACGAGGAGGAATTCTTCCGCCGCGCGACCGAAAGCGCCCCCTCGCCCGGCCACTGCAACACGATGGGCACCGCCTCGACCATGAACGGCGTGGCCGAAGCGCTCGGCCTGTCGCTGCCCGGTTGCGCCGCAATTCCCGCCCCCTATCGCGAGCGCGGACAGATGGCCTATCTCACCGGCAAGCGCATCGTCGAGATGGCCTATGAGGATCTCCGCCCGTCAAAAATCCTGACGCGCGAGAGCTTCCTCAATGCGATCGCGTTCGTCACAGCGGCCGGCGGATCGAGCAACGCCGAGCCGCACATCATGGCGATGGCGCGCCACGCCGGGGTGGAATTGTCGCCCGACGACTGGACCACCCACGGCTATGACCTGCCCTTGCTGCTCAACATGCAGCCCGCCGGCAAATATCTGGGTGAACGGTTCCATCGCGCCGGCGGCGTACCTGCCTTGCTGTGGGAGCTGCTGGAGGCGGGGAAGCTTCATGAGGGCTGCGCGACCATCACCGGCCGCACCATCGGCGAGAATCTCACCGGCCGCGAAACGCACGACCGCGAAGTTATCAAGCCGTTCGCCGAACCGTTGAAGGACAAGGCCGGCTTCCTCGTCCTGTCGGGCAATTTGTTCGACCATGCGATCATGAAGACAAGCGTGATCTCCGACGAGTTCCGGCAGCGTTATCTCAGCCATCCGGGAGCGGAAGGCGCATTCGAAGCGCGCGCGATCGTGTTCGACGGCGCCGACGATTATCACCACCGCATCAACGATCCGGTGCTCGCCATCGATGAGAATTGCATCCTGGTGATGCGCGGCGCCGGCCCGATCGGCTGGCCGGGCTCGGCCGAAGTGGTCAACATGCAGCCGCCCGATGCGCTGATCCAGCGCGGCGTGATGTGGCTGCCGACCTTGGGCGACGGCCGCCAGTCGGGGACCTCGGACAGTCCCTCGATCCTCAACGCTTCACCCGAAAGCGCGGCCGGCGGCGGCCTGTCCTGGCTGCGCACCGGCGACACGATCCGCATCGATCTCAACGCCGGTAGCTGCAACGCGTTGGTAGCGGAGGAGGAGATCGCCCGCCGCAAGACCGAGCCCGCCCCGCCCATCCCGCCCAGCCACACGCCGTGGGAAGAACTGTTCCGCGAGAAGACCGGTCAGATGCACGAAGGCGCGGTGCTGGAATTCGCGCTCAAATATCGCGGCATCTCTGCCGTCACGCCGCGGCATAATCACTGA
- a CDS encoding SDR family NAD(P)-dependent oxidoreductase: MSATEAAQRTIYPSLRDKRVLVTGGGSGIGEGLVEAFVRQGARVAFVDIVDQASRELVERLSDAPHKPIYRQCDLKDIETFKRTLAEIETTLGGIDILVNNAANDDRHTVEEVTPAYWDDRMAVNLRHQFFAAQAVVPAMRRAGGGVILNFGSISWHLGLPDLVLYQTAKAAIEGMTRALARDLGPHNIRVNTIVPGNVQTPRQMKWYTPEGEAEIVKAQCIEGRIQPADIAAMVLFLASDDARMCTAHDYFVDAGWR; this comes from the coding sequence ATGTCGGCGACTGAGGCGGCTCAGCGGACCATCTACCCCAGCTTGCGGGACAAGCGCGTCCTCGTCACCGGGGGCGGCAGCGGCATCGGCGAGGGCCTGGTCGAGGCGTTCGTTCGGCAGGGCGCGCGCGTCGCCTTCGTCGACATCGTCGATCAGGCGTCACGCGAGCTGGTCGAGCGTCTGAGCGACGCGCCACACAAGCCGATCTATCGGCAGTGCGATCTCAAGGATATCGAGACGTTCAAGCGGACGCTGGCGGAGATTGAGACCACGCTCGGCGGGATCGACATACTCGTCAACAATGCCGCTAATGACGATCGCCACACGGTGGAGGAGGTGACCCCCGCTTATTGGGACGATCGCATGGCGGTGAATCTGCGCCATCAATTCTTTGCCGCGCAGGCGGTGGTTCCGGCGATGCGGCGCGCCGGCGGCGGCGTGATCCTGAACTTCGGCTCGATCAGCTGGCACCTCGGCCTGCCCGATCTGGTCCTGTACCAGACCGCGAAAGCCGCGATCGAGGGGATGACGCGGGCGCTGGCGCGCGATCTCGGCCCGCATAATATCCGGGTCAATACGATCGTGCCCGGCAATGTGCAGACCCCACGCCAGATGAAATGGTACACGCCCGAAGGCGAGGCCGAGATCGTCAAGGCGCAGTGCATCGAGGGCCGGATCCAGCCGGCCGACATCGCCGCGATGGTATTGTTCCTGGCGTCGGACGATGCGCGGATGTGCACCGCGCACGACTATTTTGTCGACGCGGGCTGGCGCTGA
- a CDS encoding SMP-30/gluconolactonase/LRE family protein — protein sequence MSDVISVLNARATLGEGPVWVAREQALWFVDIKGHKVHRFDPATGNHRSYDAPCQVGWVLPSDDGKFIAGLQQGVARFDPATGAFEVIATPEAALPGNRLNDASVDAHGRIWFGSMDDSEAAVSGRLYCFDRGEVRESGLAPVCITNGPAISPDGCILYHTDTLGRVIHQVPVNDDGTLGAPAIFATIDESDGWPDGSTCDAEGFVWIGLWGGWRARRYAPDGRIAAEVRLPAANVTKIAFGGTDLCTAYATTARKGLDAAALAGQPLAGNIFAFHVDVPGAPGNLASLG from the coding sequence ATGTCGGACGTCATCAGCGTCCTTAACGCCCGGGCGACGCTCGGCGAGGGCCCGGTCTGGGTCGCTCGCGAGCAGGCTTTGTGGTTCGTCGATATCAAGGGTCACAAGGTTCACCGCTTCGATCCGGCGACGGGCAATCATCGCAGCTATGACGCGCCTTGCCAGGTCGGTTGGGTGCTGCCTTCGGACGACGGCAAGTTCATCGCCGGGCTTCAGCAGGGCGTGGCGCGCTTCGATCCGGCCACGGGCGCATTCGAGGTGATCGCTACACCCGAGGCCGCCCTTCCAGGCAATCGCCTCAACGACGCAAGCGTCGATGCCCATGGCCGCATCTGGTTCGGCTCGATGGACGATAGCGAGGCGGCCGTCAGCGGGCGCCTCTATTGCTTCGATCGGGGTGAGGTACGCGAGAGCGGGCTCGCGCCGGTTTGCATCACCAACGGCCCGGCGATCAGCCCGGACGGCTGCATCCTTTACCATACAGACACGCTCGGTCGGGTGATCCACCAGGTGCCGGTCAATGACGACGGTACGCTTGGCGCGCCTGCGATATTCGCGACGATCGACGAGAGCGACGGCTGGCCCGACGGATCGACCTGCGATGCCGAGGGCTTCGTCTGGATCGGGCTGTGGGGGGGCTGGCGCGCGCGCCGCTATGCGCCGGATGGGCGGATTGCCGCCGAAGTGCGGCTGCCCGCCGCCAACGTTACCAAGATCGCGTTCGGGGGGACCGATTTGTGCACCGCTTACGCTACCACCGCACGAAAAGGGCTCGACGCGGCCGCCTTGGCCGGTCAACCTCTGGCGGGAAATATCTTCGCGTTTCACGTGGACGTGCCGGGCGCTCCCGGCAATCTGGCCAGCCTCGGCTGA